The proteins below are encoded in one region of Streptomyces cyanogenus:
- a CDS encoding ATP-grasp domain-containing protein, with amino-acid sequence MLSRVRVWLNRTYAENVFFMDQLRRNPADRAVEIHATHGDPDSPVLAAADTADLEPEGLSPAAYVEYALDQCARRGIDVFVPRLHQAAIVAHRAEFAAAGTALLAPTPEAVAVFEDKATAYEAVRSVGVPVPPWHRVRTADELLAAVEELEAAGHRPCFKPAAGAGGVGFRMITRTPFSLAHLTGFPGPYVQLDLVVEALRRAEEPVDWLVMPRLEQPEVSVDCLTGRDNRVRLAVGRTKNGRRRGFTLDERWLAPARLIAEGFGLHHLSNIQFRMLGDRPVLLDVNTRPAGGLHQLSLCGVNAPWAAVQLALGEDPGVIEPPFLGQDYTVVSGPRPLAPAGLPRRRVESGVLLPAVPAPARAASAGEVLPL; translated from the coding sequence ATGCTCTCTCGCGTACGCGTCTGGCTCAACCGCACGTACGCGGAGAACGTGTTCTTCATGGATCAGCTGCGGAGGAATCCCGCCGACCGCGCGGTGGAGATCCACGCCACGCACGGCGACCCCGACTCCCCCGTGCTGGCCGCCGCCGACACCGCCGACCTGGAGCCGGAGGGCCTGTCCCCGGCCGCGTACGTCGAGTACGCCCTCGACCAGTGCGCCCGGCGCGGCATCGACGTGTTCGTGCCCCGGCTGCACCAGGCCGCGATCGTGGCGCACCGCGCCGAGTTCGCGGCGGCCGGTACGGCCCTGCTGGCCCCGACGCCGGAGGCGGTCGCCGTCTTCGAGGACAAGGCGACCGCGTACGAGGCGGTGCGCTCGGTGGGCGTTCCGGTGCCGCCGTGGCACCGGGTCCGGACGGCGGACGAACTCCTCGCCGCCGTCGAGGAGCTGGAGGCGGCCGGACACCGGCCCTGCTTCAAGCCGGCCGCCGGCGCGGGCGGGGTGGGCTTCCGGATGATCACCCGTACGCCCTTCTCGCTGGCGCACCTGACCGGCTTCCCGGGCCCGTACGTCCAGCTGGACCTGGTCGTCGAGGCACTGCGGCGGGCCGAGGAACCGGTGGACTGGCTGGTGATGCCGCGTCTTGAACAGCCCGAGGTGTCCGTCGACTGCCTGACCGGGCGCGACAACCGGGTGCGGCTCGCCGTGGGACGCACCAAGAACGGCCGCCGCCGGGGCTTCACCCTGGACGAGCGGTGGCTGGCGCCGGCCCGGCTGATCGCGGAGGGCTTCGGGCTGCACCACCTGTCGAACATCCAGTTCCGGATGCTCGGCGACCGGCCGGTGCTGCTGGACGTCAACACGAGGCCCGCCGGAGGCCTGCATCAGCTGTCGCTCTGTGGGGTGAACGCGCCGTGGGCGGCGGTGCAGCTGGCGCTCGGCGAGGACCCCGGGGTGATCGAGCCGCCGTTCCTCGGGCAGGACTACACGGTGGTGTCGGGGCCGCGTCCGCTGGCGCCCGCGGGGCTTCCGCGGCGGAGGGTGGAGTCCGGGGTTCTGCTGCCCGCCGTGCCGGCGCCCGCGCGGGCCGCCTCGGCGGGCGAGGTACTGCCGCTCTAG
- a CDS encoding metallophosphoesterase family protein — translation MESTAGAGQLLAISDLHISYPDNRALVEEMRPHSDEDWLIVAGDVAETVADIRWALGTLAGRFRKVLWAPGNHELWTHPSDPVTLRGAARYDHLVEVCRELGVVTPEDPYPVWRGAGGPVVVAPLFLLYDYSYLPAGSTTKAEGLAYAESTGIICNDEFLLHPDPYPSREAWCRARVAETERRLAELPEDLPTVLAGHWPLDRHPTEVLWHPEFAMWCGTTLTADWHRRFRVATMVYGHLHIPRTTWHDGVRFLEVSVGYPREWRKRPDQPGRLRRVLPMEVEAGDRGAAPGVGRGRGGAR, via the coding sequence GTGGAGTCGACGGCCGGGGCCGGACAGCTGCTGGCCATCAGCGACCTGCACATCAGCTATCCGGACAACCGCGCCCTGGTCGAGGAGATGCGTCCGCACAGCGACGAGGACTGGCTGATCGTGGCCGGGGACGTCGCGGAGACCGTGGCCGACATCCGCTGGGCCCTCGGCACGCTCGCCGGCCGCTTCCGCAAGGTGCTGTGGGCACCGGGGAACCACGAGCTGTGGACCCATCCGAGCGACCCGGTCACCCTGCGCGGCGCCGCCCGCTACGACCACCTGGTCGAGGTCTGCCGCGAGCTGGGCGTCGTCACCCCCGAGGACCCCTACCCGGTGTGGCGCGGCGCCGGCGGCCCGGTCGTCGTCGCCCCGCTCTTCCTGCTGTACGACTACTCGTACCTGCCGGCCGGCAGCACCACCAAGGCGGAGGGCCTGGCCTACGCCGAGAGCACCGGCATCATCTGCAACGACGAGTTCCTGCTGCACCCCGACCCCTACCCGAGCCGGGAGGCCTGGTGCCGGGCCCGGGTCGCCGAGACCGAGCGCAGGCTCGCCGAGCTGCCCGAGGACCTGCCGACCGTGCTGGCCGGCCACTGGCCGCTGGACCGGCACCCCACCGAGGTCCTGTGGCACCCGGAGTTCGCCATGTGGTGCGGCACCACGCTGACCGCGGACTGGCACCGCCGCTTCCGCGTCGCCACCATGGTCTACGGCCATCTGCACATCCCCCGCACCACCTGGCACGACGGAGTCCGCTTCCTGGAGGTCTCCGTCGGATATCCCCGCGAGTGGCGCAAGCGCCCGGACCAGCCGGGAAGGCTGCGCCGTGTCCTGCCGATGGAGGTCGAAGCCGGTGATCGAGGAGCTGCTCCCGGAGTCGGTCGTGGCCGTGGAGGCGCGCGCTGA
- a CDS encoding 4'-phosphopantetheinyl transferase family protein, translating to MIEELLPESVVAVEARADDPLWDAPLYPAEEALVARSVAKRRREFAAVRGCARRAMEKLGVPPQPVLTGERGAPRWPDGLVGSMTHCDGYCAAALVRAADLVSLGIDAEPHGPLPEGVGPSVFLPAEATRLDRLAARWPDVHWDRLLFSAKESVYKAWFPLTRKWLDFSEADITLQPDTEGAANGTLRAVLLVPGPLIDGRRLQVFEGRWTVREGLVATSVVIPHATAGPAQP from the coding sequence GTGATCGAGGAGCTGCTCCCGGAGTCGGTCGTGGCCGTGGAGGCGCGCGCTGACGACCCGCTGTGGGACGCACCGCTGTACCCGGCGGAGGAAGCGCTCGTAGCTCGCTCGGTGGCCAAGCGGCGGCGTGAGTTCGCCGCCGTCCGCGGCTGCGCCCGGCGCGCCATGGAGAAGCTCGGCGTGCCGCCGCAGCCGGTGCTCACCGGCGAACGCGGCGCCCCGCGCTGGCCCGACGGGCTGGTCGGCAGCATGACCCACTGCGACGGCTACTGCGCCGCCGCCCTGGTGCGCGCCGCCGACCTGGTCTCCCTCGGCATCGACGCCGAACCCCACGGGCCGCTCCCGGAGGGCGTCGGCCCCTCGGTCTTCCTGCCCGCCGAGGCCACGCGGCTCGACCGGCTTGCCGCGCGGTGGCCCGACGTGCACTGGGACCGGCTGCTGTTCAGCGCGAAGGAGTCCGTCTACAAGGCGTGGTTCCCGCTCACCCGTAAGTGGCTGGACTTCTCCGAGGCCGACATCACCCTGCAGCCGGACACCGAGGGCGCGGCGAACGGCACGCTGCGCGCCGTACTCCTCGTCCCCGGCCCGTTGATCGACGGCCGGCGGCTCCAGGTCTTCGAGGGCCGGTGGACCGTACGGGAGGGCCTGGTGGCCACGTCCGTGGTCATACCGCACGCCACGGCCGGCCCCGCGCAGCCCTGA
- a CDS encoding toxin-antitoxin system, toxin component, translated as MGIGRDMRRLCNELVGGLALPAPAPPDELYRALCEAMSRRRGRPVHFRTAAFPAGTASGLWLDLTDRDVVVVEERTAPDHQLVILGHELWHMQADHCGLHVEGVGAATRLLREDTDQEALQAAVQRVAARTRFDLTEERDAETFGLLLASKCRTWLAGSALRVPVQRDGVAGRIEASLGYPGQHG; from the coding sequence GTGGGCATCGGCAGGGACATGCGCCGGCTGTGCAACGAGTTGGTGGGTGGGCTGGCCCTGCCCGCGCCCGCGCCGCCGGACGAGCTGTACCGGGCGCTGTGCGAGGCGATGAGCCGCCGCCGCGGGCGTCCGGTGCACTTCCGTACGGCCGCCTTCCCGGCCGGCACGGCCAGCGGGCTGTGGCTGGACCTGACCGACCGGGACGTCGTGGTGGTGGAGGAACGCACCGCACCCGACCACCAGTTGGTGATCCTGGGCCACGAGCTGTGGCACATGCAGGCCGACCACTGCGGGCTCCATGTGGAGGGGGTCGGCGCGGCGACGCGGCTGTTGCGCGAGGACACCGACCAGGAGGCGCTGCAGGCGGCGGTGCAACGGGTCGCGGCCCGCACCCGTTTCGACCTCACCGAGGAGCGGGACGCCGAGACGTTCGGGCTGCTCCTGGCCAGCAAGTGCCGTACGTGGCTGGCCGGTTCGGCCCTGCGGGTGCCGGTGCAGCGGGACGGCGTGGCGGGCCGTATCGAGGCGTCGCTGGGCTATCCGGGGCAGCACGGCTGA
- a CDS encoding helix-turn-helix domain-containing protein: MTDGYEDPGASATAQLPAVVARVTALADRLGVPHAEVFDVGRLSIACGVPEPVVRALLSGRPAGEPDVQARFLQRLDLLRRTRLKPGGRRYTQQEIADGAGMSRQQAGALINGDRRPTMEHCDALQRFFRVHAGFLTAEDPEALAGALQRTEQELLQKLADRERAAAETAEDPLERLLQDHGVRGIAWRAAQLPTDQHRDKVAEWLDMLLESVKRPES, translated from the coding sequence GTGACGGATGGCTACGAGGATCCGGGCGCCTCGGCGACCGCCCAGCTGCCGGCCGTCGTCGCCCGCGTCACCGCGCTCGCCGACCGCCTCGGCGTGCCGCATGCCGAGGTCTTCGACGTCGGGCGGCTCTCCATCGCCTGCGGGGTGCCGGAGCCGGTGGTCAGGGCCCTGCTGAGCGGTCGGCCCGCGGGCGAGCCGGATGTCCAGGCCCGTTTCCTGCAGCGTCTGGACCTGCTGCGCCGCACCCGGCTGAAGCCGGGCGGACGCCGCTACACGCAGCAGGAGATCGCCGACGGCGCGGGGATGTCCCGCCAGCAGGCCGGCGCCCTCATCAACGGCGACCGGCGGCCCACCATGGAGCACTGCGACGCGCTGCAGCGCTTCTTCCGGGTGCACGCCGGCTTCCTCACCGCGGAGGACCCCGAGGCGCTGGCGGGCGCCCTGCAGCGCACCGAGCAGGAGCTGCTGCAGAAGCTCGCGGACCGGGAGCGGGCCGCCGCCGAGACCGCGGAGGATCCCCTGGAGCGGCTGCTGCAGGACCACGGCGTGCGCGGAATAGCCTGGCGGGCCGCGCAGTTGCCCACCGACCAGCACCGGGACAAGGTCGCTGAGTGGCTCGACATGCTCCTGGAGAGCGTCAAGCGGCCCGAGTCGTGA
- a CDS encoding PAS domain-containing protein, whose amino-acid sequence MAHQAGGQRPAPRPVPETCETQAYLQDYGALLEYLSCPSLVVDRHWNVVMANSAFETLFCGVRPHPTAMPGENFLRFVLFHPDAGEVLGEHEPGWCLPMLAQVRSALEAHGHDHELQAIRREIAQDPIMEAAYRQGLPHWIRSVGEAATRLDGAVRLLHHPDPRRGRTECRIVEESPQPLLELGYRRLTMIFRDPRRAVAPVRRARRPRGAASHLTVVPSPGN is encoded by the coding sequence ATGGCACATCAGGCAGGAGGGCAGCGGCCGGCACCGCGGCCCGTCCCCGAGACCTGCGAGACCCAGGCGTACCTTCAGGATTACGGAGCACTGCTGGAGTACCTGTCCTGCCCGTCGCTGGTCGTCGACCGCCACTGGAACGTGGTCATGGCCAACAGTGCGTTCGAGACACTTTTCTGCGGCGTGCGTCCCCATCCGACGGCCATGCCGGGGGAGAACTTCCTCCGTTTCGTGCTGTTCCACCCCGACGCGGGCGAGGTTCTCGGCGAGCACGAGCCCGGCTGGTGCCTGCCCATGCTGGCCCAGGTCCGCTCGGCGCTGGAGGCGCACGGCCACGACCACGAACTCCAGGCGATCCGCCGGGAGATCGCCCAGGACCCGATAATGGAGGCCGCCTACCGGCAGGGCCTGCCGCACTGGATCCGGTCCGTCGGCGAGGCCGCGACCCGCCTCGACGGCGCGGTACGCCTCCTGCACCACCCGGACCCGCGCCGCGGGCGCACCGAGTGCCGCATCGTCGAGGAGTCGCCGCAGCCGCTGCTGGAGCTCGGCTACCGGCGCCTGACGATGATCTTCCGCGACCCGCGCCGCGCCGTCGCGCCGGTCCGCCGGGCGCGCCGCCCGCGCGGCGCCGCCTCCCACCTCACGGTCGTCCCGTCCCCCGGGAACTGA
- a CDS encoding LacI family DNA-binding transcriptional regulator, with the protein MTRRLAEVAKKVGVSEATVSRVLNGKPGVSDATRQAVLTALDVLGYERPTQLRGERARLVGLVLPELQNPIFPAFAEVIGGALAQLGLTPVLCTQTKGGVSEADYVELLLQQQVSGVVFAGGLYAQADAPHDHYRLLAERNIPVVLVNAAIDDLGFPGVSCDDAVAVEQAWRHLSSLGHERIGLVLGPRDHVPSARKLAAARAIAGNLPDEFVARAIFSLEGGHAAASRLIDRGVTGIVCASDPLALGAVRAARRKGYDVPGRISVVGYDDSAFMNCTEPPLTTVRQPIEAMGRAAVELLNARIGGTAVPAEELLFEPELVVRGSTAQAPRG; encoded by the coding sequence ATGACGCGACGACTTGCGGAAGTGGCGAAGAAGGTCGGGGTCAGTGAGGCCACGGTCAGCCGGGTGCTCAACGGCAAGCCCGGAGTCTCCGACGCCACCCGGCAGGCGGTGCTGACGGCGCTCGACGTCCTCGGCTACGAGCGCCCCACCCAGCTGCGCGGCGAACGCGCCCGGCTCGTCGGCCTCGTCCTGCCCGAGCTGCAGAACCCCATCTTCCCGGCCTTCGCCGAGGTCATCGGCGGCGCCCTCGCCCAGCTGGGGCTCACCCCGGTGCTGTGCACCCAGACCAAGGGCGGCGTATCCGAGGCGGACTACGTCGAGCTGCTCCTCCAGCAGCAGGTCTCCGGCGTCGTGTTCGCCGGCGGCCTGTACGCCCAGGCCGACGCGCCGCACGACCACTACCGGCTGCTGGCCGAGCGCAACATCCCGGTCGTACTGGTCAACGCGGCCATCGACGACCTCGGCTTCCCGGGGGTGTCCTGCGACGACGCGGTCGCCGTCGAGCAGGCCTGGCGGCACCTGTCCTCCCTCGGCCACGAGCGCATCGGCCTGGTCCTCGGCCCCCGCGACCACGTCCCCTCGGCGCGCAAGCTGGCCGCCGCGCGGGCGATCGCCGGCAATCTGCCGGACGAGTTCGTCGCGCGGGCCATCTTCTCCCTGGAGGGAGGTCACGCCGCCGCCTCCCGGCTGATCGACCGGGGCGTCACCGGCATCGTCTGCGCCTCCGACCCGCTGGCGCTCGGTGCCGTCCGGGCGGCCCGCCGCAAGGGGTACGACGTGCCGGGGCGGATCTCCGTCGTCGGCTACGACGACTCGGCGTTCATGAACTGCACCGAGCCCCCGCTGACCACCGTGCGCCAGCCCATCGAGGCCATGGGGCGCGCGGCCGTGGAGCTGCTGAACGCGCGGATCGGCGGTACCGCCGTACCCGCCGAGGAGCTGCTGTTCGAACCGGAACTGGTGGTACGCGGGTCCACCGCGCAAGCCCCGCGCGGCTGA
- a CDS encoding ABC transporter substrate-binding protein, whose amino-acid sequence MTSTGFRRTVAAIGAFSSLALTATACGTGDGGSAGGKTRITVNCEPPRSAAVDRRFFEEDIAAFEEHHPDIDVVAHDAFPCQDPKTFDAKLAGGRMEDVFYTYFTDARHVVDVRQAADLTPYLKELKSYRTIQKQLRDIYTVDGKVYGIPRTGYSMGLIYNRALFRKAGLDPDKPPATWDEVRAAAKRIAALGDGTVGYADYSAQNQGGWHFTAELYSQGGDVVGADGRKATIDTPEGRAVLRNLHDMRWTDDSMGSKQLLVINDVQQMMGSGKLGMYLAAPDNIPILVKEKGGTYQDLALAPMPGGKGTLIGGDGYMVGRKATPAQIRAALKWLDHMFLTPGKGFLGDYARARKNDAPVGLPEPRLFTGAADATDQRIKKANANVPVRNYQAFLDGNRTLRLKIEPPHAQQIYSVLDAAVSAVLTREDADIDQLLQDASGKIDSILARS is encoded by the coding sequence ATGACAAGCACCGGGTTCCGCCGTACCGTCGCCGCGATCGGCGCCTTCTCCTCCCTCGCCCTGACCGCCACCGCCTGCGGAACGGGAGACGGCGGCTCGGCGGGCGGCAAGACCCGCATCACCGTCAACTGCGAGCCGCCCAGGAGCGCCGCGGTCGACCGCCGGTTCTTCGAGGAGGACATCGCCGCCTTCGAGGAACACCACCCGGACATCGACGTCGTCGCGCACGACGCCTTCCCCTGCCAGGACCCGAAGACCTTCGACGCCAAGCTCGCCGGCGGCCGGATGGAGGACGTGTTCTACACGTACTTCACCGACGCCCGGCACGTGGTCGACGTCCGTCAGGCCGCCGATCTCACCCCGTACCTGAAGGAACTGAAGAGCTACCGCACCATCCAGAAGCAGCTGCGGGACATCTACACCGTCGACGGGAAGGTGTACGGCATACCGCGCACCGGATACTCCATGGGGCTGATCTACAACCGCGCCCTCTTCCGCAAGGCCGGCCTGGACCCCGACAAACCCCCGGCGACCTGGGACGAGGTCCGTGCCGCAGCCAAGCGGATCGCCGCCCTCGGCGACGGCACCGTCGGCTACGCCGACTACAGCGCCCAGAACCAGGGCGGCTGGCACTTCACCGCCGAGCTGTACTCCCAGGGCGGCGACGTCGTCGGCGCGGACGGCAGGAAGGCCACCATCGACACCCCTGAAGGCCGCGCCGTCCTGCGGAACCTGCACGACATGCGGTGGACCGACGACTCGATGGGCAGCAAGCAGCTCCTCGTCATCAACGACGTCCAGCAGATGATGGGTTCGGGCAAGCTCGGCATGTACCTCGCCGCCCCCGACAACATCCCGATCCTCGTCAAGGAGAAGGGCGGCACCTACCAGGACCTCGCCCTCGCCCCCATGCCCGGCGGCAAGGGCACCCTCATCGGCGGCGACGGCTACATGGTCGGCAGGAAGGCCACGCCCGCCCAGATCCGCGCCGCCCTGAAGTGGCTCGACCACATGTTCCTCACCCCGGGCAAGGGCTTCCTCGGCGACTACGCGCGCGCCAGGAAGAACGACGCCCCCGTCGGCCTGCCCGAGCCGCGCCTGTTCACCGGCGCCGCCGACGCCACCGACCAGCGGATCAAGAAGGCCAACGCCAACGTCCCGGTCCGCAACTACCAGGCGTTCCTCGACGGCAACCGCACCCTCCGGCTGAAGATCGAGCCACCGCACGCCCAGCAGATCTACTCCGTCCTCGACGCCGCGGTCTCCGCCGTCCTCACCCGCGAGGACGCCGACATCGACCAGCTCCTCCAGGACGCGTCCGGCAAGATCGACAGCATCCTGGCCCGGAGCTGA